A region of Falco peregrinus isolate bFalPer1 chromosome 13, bFalPer1.pri, whole genome shotgun sequence DNA encodes the following proteins:
- the RPS6KA6 gene encoding ribosomal protein S6 kinase alpha-6 isoform X2: MVPFAPLEDAEEPEPCHKMELYVSGGEDEGSVKEIPITHHVKEGCEKADPAQFELLKVLGQGSFGKVFLVRKIIGPDAGQLYAMKVLKKASLKVRDRVRTKMERDILVEVNHPFIVKLHYAFQTEGKLYLILDFLRGGDVFTRLSKEVMFTEEDVKFYLAELALALDHLHSLGIVYRDLKPENILLDEAGHIKLTDFGLSKESVDQEKKAYSFCGTVEYMAPEVVNRRGHNQSADWWSFGVLMFEMLTGTLPFQGKDRNETMNMILKAKLGMPQFLSPEAQSLLRMLFKRNPSNRLGAGSDGVEEIKRHPFFSTVDWNKLFRREIQPPFKPASGKPEDTFCFDPEFTAKTPKDSPGVPPSANAHQLFKGFSFVATTTVEDHKLSPLTNILPIVQQLHGNSAQFTDVYELKEDIGVGSYSVCKRCIHIATNMEFAVKIIDKSKRDPSEEIEILMRYGQHPNIITLKDVYDDGRFIYLVTELMKGGELLDRILRQKFFSEREASAVLYTITKTVDYLHCQGVVHRDLKPSNILYTDDSNNADSIRICDFGFAKQLRGENGLLLTPCYTANFVAPEVLMRQGYDAACDIWSLGVLLYTMLAGYTPFANGPNDTPEEILVRIGSGKFSLSGGNWDTVSDAAKDLLSHMLHVDPHQRYTAEQVLKHSWIACRDQLPHYQLNRQDAPHLVKGAMAATYSALNHKTFQPVLEPVAASSLAQRRSMKKLTSTDL, translated from the exons GTCTTCCTCGTACGGAAAATAATTGGTCCTGATGCTGGGCAACTTTATGCAatgaaagtactgaaaaaagcttctttaaaaG tTCGGGATAGAGTTCGTACAAAAATGGAGAGAGATATATTAGTAGAAGTAAATCATCCATTTATCGTCAAACTGCActatg cctttcaGACTGAAGGGAAGCTATATTTAATATTGGATTTTCTCAGGGGAGGAGATGTATTCACACGATTATCCAAAGAG GTTATGTTTACAGAGGAAGATGTGAAATTCTACCTCGCAGAACTGGCCCTTGCTTTGGATCACCTTCACAGCTTGGGAATTGTATACAGGGACCTGAAGCCAGAAAA cattttgcttGATGAAGCAGGACATATCAAGTTAACAG ACTTTGGACTCAGCAAAGAATCAGTAGATCAAGAGAAGAAGGCCTATTCTTTCTGTGGTACTGTAGAATACATGGCACCTGAAGTAGTAAACAGGCGAGGGCACAACCAGAGTGCTGACTGGTGGTCCTTTGGTGTTCTCATG tttgaaatgctTACTGGTACACTACCATTTCAAGGTAAAGATCGAAATGAAACTATGAATATGATACTCAA agCGAAACTTGGAATGCCTCAGTTCCTCAGCCCTGAAGCACAAAGTCTTTTGAGGATGTTGTTTAAAAGGAACCCATCGAATAGATTAG gAGCTGGTTCAGATGGAGTTGAAGAAATCAAGagacatccttttttttctactgttgaCTGGAAT AAACTGTTCAGAAGAGAAATTCAGCCCCCGTTTAAACCTGCTTCTGGAAAGCCGGAAGATACCTTCTGTTTTGATCCAGAATTCACAGCAAAAACACCAAAAG ATTCGCCAGGAGTCCCACCTAGTGCGAATGCACATCAGCTCTTCAAAGGATTTAGTTTTGTGGCAACTACTACTGTAGAAGATCATAAACTATCACCACTCACCAATATACTGCCAATAGTACAG caaCTTCATGGAAACAGCGCCCAGTTTACTGATGTGTATGAACTGAAGGAGGATATTGGTGTTGGTTCCTACTCTGTTTGCAAGCGATGTATACACATAGCTACCAACATGGAGTTTGCTGTAAAG ATAATTGATAAAAGTAAGAGGGATCCTTCGGAAGAAATTGAGATTCTCATGCGTTATGGACAACATCCAAATATTATTACCTTAAAGGAT GTGTATGATGATGGTAGATTCATATACCTTGTCACTGAACTGATGAAAGGAGGAGAGCTGCTTGATCGAATCCTCAGACAGAAGTTCTTCTCGGAACGAGAGGCTAGCGCTGTGTTATACACTATAACAAAGACTGTGGACTACCTGCACTGCCAAGGA GTAGTGCATCGAGACCTTAAACCTAGTAATATTTTATATACGGATGATTCAAATAATGCTGATTCTATCAGAATTTGTGATTTTGGATTTGCAAAACAGCTTCGAGGAGAAAATGGATTACTTCTAACTCCATGCTACACTGCAAACTTTGTTGCACCAGAG GTTCTCATGAGACAGGGATATGATGCTGCTTGTGACATATGGAGCTTGGGTGTTCTTCTTTACACAATGTTGGCAGG ctATACTCCATTTGCCAATGGTCCCAACGATACTCCAGAGGAGATCCTGGTACGGATAGGCAGTGGAAAATTCTCTTTAAGTGGAGGCAACTGGGACACTGTTTCAGATGCAGCAAAG gACTTGTTATCACATATGCTTCATGTAGATCCGCATCAGCGATATACAGCAGAGCAAGTACTAAAACATTCATGGATAGCCTGTAGGGACCAGTTGCCACATTATCAACTAAACAGGCAAGATGCACCACATCTAGTAAAG GGAGCCATGGCTGCTACATATTCTGCACTGAATCACAAGACATTTCAGCCAGTGTTAGAGCCTGTTGCAGCCTCAAGTTTAGCTCAGCGACGGAGCATGAAAAAGCTAACATCAACAGACTTATAG
- the RPS6KA6 gene encoding ribosomal protein S6 kinase alpha-6 isoform X3, whose protein sequence is MKVLKKASLKVRDRVRTKMERDILVEVNHPFIVKLHYAFQTEGKLYLILDFLRGGDVFTRLSKEVMFTEEDVKFYLAELALALDHLHSLGIVYRDLKPENILLDEAGHIKLTDFGLSKESVDQEKKAYSFCGTVEYMAPEVVNRRGHNQSADWWSFGVLMFEMLTGTLPFQGKDRNETMNMILKAKLGMPQFLSPEAQSLLRMLFKRNPSNRLGAGSDGVEEIKRHPFFSTVDWNKLFRREIQPPFKPASGKPEDTFCFDPEFTAKTPKDSPGVPPSANAHQLFKGFSFVATTTVEDHKLSPLTNILPIVQQLHGNSAQFTDVYELKEDIGVGSYSVCKRCIHIATNMEFAVKIIDKSKRDPSEEIEILMRYGQHPNIITLKDVYDDGRFIYLVTELMKGGELLDRILRQKFFSEREASAVLYTITKTVDYLHCQGVVHRDLKPSNILYTDDSNNADSIRICDFGFAKQLRGENGLLLTPCYTANFVAPEVLMRQGYDAACDIWSLGVLLYTMLAGYTPFANGPNDTPEEILVRIGSGKFSLSGGNWDTVSDAAKDLLSHMLHVDPHQRYTAEQVLKHSWIACRDQLPHYQLNRQDAPHLVKGAMAATYSALNHKTFQPVLEPVAASSLAQRRSMKKLTSTDL, encoded by the exons atgaaagtactgaaaaaagcttctttaaaaG tTCGGGATAGAGTTCGTACAAAAATGGAGAGAGATATATTAGTAGAAGTAAATCATCCATTTATCGTCAAACTGCActatg cctttcaGACTGAAGGGAAGCTATATTTAATATTGGATTTTCTCAGGGGAGGAGATGTATTCACACGATTATCCAAAGAG GTTATGTTTACAGAGGAAGATGTGAAATTCTACCTCGCAGAACTGGCCCTTGCTTTGGATCACCTTCACAGCTTGGGAATTGTATACAGGGACCTGAAGCCAGAAAA cattttgcttGATGAAGCAGGACATATCAAGTTAACAG ACTTTGGACTCAGCAAAGAATCAGTAGATCAAGAGAAGAAGGCCTATTCTTTCTGTGGTACTGTAGAATACATGGCACCTGAAGTAGTAAACAGGCGAGGGCACAACCAGAGTGCTGACTGGTGGTCCTTTGGTGTTCTCATG tttgaaatgctTACTGGTACACTACCATTTCAAGGTAAAGATCGAAATGAAACTATGAATATGATACTCAA agCGAAACTTGGAATGCCTCAGTTCCTCAGCCCTGAAGCACAAAGTCTTTTGAGGATGTTGTTTAAAAGGAACCCATCGAATAGATTAG gAGCTGGTTCAGATGGAGTTGAAGAAATCAAGagacatccttttttttctactgttgaCTGGAAT AAACTGTTCAGAAGAGAAATTCAGCCCCCGTTTAAACCTGCTTCTGGAAAGCCGGAAGATACCTTCTGTTTTGATCCAGAATTCACAGCAAAAACACCAAAAG ATTCGCCAGGAGTCCCACCTAGTGCGAATGCACATCAGCTCTTCAAAGGATTTAGTTTTGTGGCAACTACTACTGTAGAAGATCATAAACTATCACCACTCACCAATATACTGCCAATAGTACAG caaCTTCATGGAAACAGCGCCCAGTTTACTGATGTGTATGAACTGAAGGAGGATATTGGTGTTGGTTCCTACTCTGTTTGCAAGCGATGTATACACATAGCTACCAACATGGAGTTTGCTGTAAAG ATAATTGATAAAAGTAAGAGGGATCCTTCGGAAGAAATTGAGATTCTCATGCGTTATGGACAACATCCAAATATTATTACCTTAAAGGAT GTGTATGATGATGGTAGATTCATATACCTTGTCACTGAACTGATGAAAGGAGGAGAGCTGCTTGATCGAATCCTCAGACAGAAGTTCTTCTCGGAACGAGAGGCTAGCGCTGTGTTATACACTATAACAAAGACTGTGGACTACCTGCACTGCCAAGGA GTAGTGCATCGAGACCTTAAACCTAGTAATATTTTATATACGGATGATTCAAATAATGCTGATTCTATCAGAATTTGTGATTTTGGATTTGCAAAACAGCTTCGAGGAGAAAATGGATTACTTCTAACTCCATGCTACACTGCAAACTTTGTTGCACCAGAG GTTCTCATGAGACAGGGATATGATGCTGCTTGTGACATATGGAGCTTGGGTGTTCTTCTTTACACAATGTTGGCAGG ctATACTCCATTTGCCAATGGTCCCAACGATACTCCAGAGGAGATCCTGGTACGGATAGGCAGTGGAAAATTCTCTTTAAGTGGAGGCAACTGGGACACTGTTTCAGATGCAGCAAAG gACTTGTTATCACATATGCTTCATGTAGATCCGCATCAGCGATATACAGCAGAGCAAGTACTAAAACATTCATGGATAGCCTGTAGGGACCAGTTGCCACATTATCAACTAAACAGGCAAGATGCACCACATCTAGTAAAG GGAGCCATGGCTGCTACATATTCTGCACTGAATCACAAGACATTTCAGCCAGTGTTAGAGCCTGTTGCAGCCTCAAGTTTAGCTCAGCGACGGAGCATGAAAAAGCTAACATCAACAGACTTATAG